AACTCTGAGCTGcaatgtgttgtgtgtaaacTTGAATGTAAGCTGCTGCCTTGAATGTTTTGGATTGTAACAGCAATCACTCAACACAGTGGACAATATCCATGAACGCACTGACATCAGCCCCAATGAAATGTTAGAGAACATTATATAATAGTAATTTCTTCATCAATGTCATGAAAAAGTGTTATTGTTCCTTTAGACAtgacagtttaaaaagaaatactgtaTGGGCTGCTccaaactgcagcagtgacagcaaCCTCGCTCTTTTACATGGTCCCGGAGTAATTCTCTTCATTGATATGTGATtatgaaatgctttaaaaatgcCCATATTAAATAAGAATCCTTTAGGAACCCCCAAGGTTAACAGCTTCAGGTTAATGGCTTACTTGAAAAGGGACAAAATGAAACGTTTTCATTTCCCTCTTCATGTTATCCCCAAAGGACGTCTGTGTTTGACGTAATTGGTCCATTCAGTTGCTCTGCAAGCCAGATTTTTTCGTGggggagaaagggaaaaaaaaaaaaaaaaagcatttacatttcacaaagaCTGTTCAAGAAAATCACTTCAAAAGGTGAAGGTAGCACAGTAGGTAAGTAATTAGGAAGCGAGGCTCAGTGGTTTCATGTGAACATTTACAAGGTTGGACTATTGTAACACTTCTTATTACAAACTGAAATGACTGCAAGACCTCTCaaaccaaatgtatttattttttgaggaTCAGTGGTTTTGGtgattaaagaaacaacattcaAAACCGCACACATCACGatcatcattttttattgaatgtttCCATGGACTGTTTGCACAAATTGAAGCTTAGCTCACAGAGTTTGTTTGCATCGCATGACTAAATGGTTTGTTAGTTCACAGTATTAGTGCAAAAGTAGAAGAATAAGTactttaattgtttaatttttttcaatatatatatataactgaCTGAAAATAGCTAAACTCCCTTTGTAACACATTCTGACTTTaatttttggctttttaaacACAATCAACAAACCTCCAGAGGACGTAGCACCAGCATCTTATACTATACGAGCAGGACATGCCAATGATCAGGTTAATGTTAATGGCAATGATGACATAAAGTAAGCACTTTCTTAACAACTtaagtggtaaaaaaaaaaaccccgaaaCATCCATCTTAAGTCTTTAATCATGTATTTAGTATCAAAATCAAGTTGCTGCTCAGAACATGTGAGATGAACCCACTCCACAGAGTCTTACAATAAAAGGGAGAATAAAAAACTACTGACATGGGAAAATTTAACATCAGCTCTTCCATCTGGCAGTTAACAACACgtcttacaaaaataaaagcctctTCATTAAGACTAATCATCTGTTAGTGACAGACCTAAGGTGGACGTTTCTGTTTGTAAGAAGTGCTGAGAgacaagtgagaaaaaaacacatccaatttttttccacagatctaaaaaaataacaaccttAGAAAagtgttcctttttttcaccaaaCTTGTCTCTCAGGGTTTCCATACATTAGGTGATACACATGTAGAGAAAAACACTTTATGTCATTATGCTACAAAAAAGCACATATATAATGTCTATGCTACAATACTTTACTTGTTAACATCCCTAATCAAACTGCCACACTCACAGTTCAATTTCACAATGAAGTATCAGATGccattaaagggtaacgccatcagttttttcacattaaagtgtgtttacaggtgttggggGGTACTCCTGCATGCTTGAAATGAGTAGTATATAAAGCATcatgtggctccagaggaagctgcatgtaatggtaagctgcctccagtgatgtcactccaTGGCTaaaatgcattgtgggtgataTAAGTGCCAGGAAGGACAATGTGTTGTATAagaaaaggtgatatctctgattgttgtttttatactgtCCATGAGTCCAGCGGTGTTTAAGTAGTGCAATGCTacaccagtggactgcttttcataACCgacattacccaaaatgcaacttggccactgagtgacatcactggaggcaacaTATTATtccatgcagcttcctctggaccCACTAAAAGCTATATACTTCTATTTTTACATGCAGAAGTGGCCCCCATGACcttttatgtgtaaaattgatGGAATTAACCTTTGAACAGAAATTGAGGTTTTATGTAACTTGTAACACTGTAAGTGTAACAGTGTGAAAGATCAATAATCATGCTGATATGCCAGGAAATGTATCTGAAATAAGAATAATTAGATGATTTAATGAACAAGAAAACACTTCCAAAATAATATTCTGTAGAATAAGGTGCAGGTGTGTAATTCCTTTAGCCAGCAGTGTCCATCTTTATAATACAGTAGCATGCATCAACCTGAGTTAGTCCAAAAATATACAATGTCATCAGACACCACTATTTGAATAGAAACCTGTAGCATAAGCATGTATATAGAGTTTGTCAATCTGGGCTGTGCGGGGTTATTCCTTAAATGAAAATCTAGCTCCCTCTTGTGGATAACACTGGCACAACACATCAAGCCATGACCCAAGTGAACAGGCGCCTTCAGGGGTTGACAATGCATGAACACGCTATTGAATCCGTTGATAGTTCACATTTCAGTCCACTCACAAGCACACTCGAAGCGCACAGGCACAAGAAGACACGCATACGAAGCAGTGAACACGCGCGTTGCTGTAGGTTGACAAATTGTTCATCAGACCgaaacagaaatcaataaataatgcattGGACATCTGAACTACAAACTACTACGTCACGAGTCTTTCAGCTGTCACACAATAAAGCTACAAGCATAGTGTTCTATATAAACATCTCAACTATTGATATGACCAAATAACACAAGTGCTATTTGGCGGAGTCCCTTTGCACGCTGACCTTAAAGACACCAATCTTTAAAACCTGTATAAAAGCACTCGCCTGCAATGGAGTTCACTTTTCAGTTACTTGTATGTTGATCTTATCCCtcaatttaagttatttttagCTGTAACTTAAGATTCTGAGCCCAGACGGACTCGGCAACCGATCTGTAAACGAAAAAGTGAAAACCTCCTCAAAAGCGCTGCGCACTCGCAAGCCCGGTAACCTGTTCCAGCAACCGACCTGAGCAGCTAAGACTAAAACAAACCTTCTATCCTGTTGTTCATGCAGATTTAGAACATGAATGTACCTTTTGGTTGGTACTTTTCTTTAATCTCTAAACATTTGAAGGTTGTTCTGTGTTAGGGCATTTGGGAGTGATGGTTATGGCTTTGTGGCCTTGTTCTTCCAGGAATGTCGTGTGTTTACATGGATATCCCGTTTGGCTCCTAGTTGGTCGTCTCAAAGAACATGAAATCCTGCAAAGAAAGGAGGGGAAAGTGACAATAGAGACGCAAAAGCATCTGATTTGCAACAAATCTAATGCCTGATTAGAGTTAGAAACATGCTGAAATGTCGGCCTTTAAGCAAATGCGACTCTTGCATCGACAGAAAGCAGCTCTGGAAggctgttttgcatttgtggTGATTGGGGTTGTTTCAGGTCACATTTCCCACAAACTGGCACATTAATTAGTAGGTACATGAAATTTCCGACTACCAGTGAAGAGAAACACAACCTTCCCCTTGCAAACTGGGTCACATGAGGTTACTGCATCTGTTACAGCTATATTTTGGCAACTGTTTCACTTAAATTGCATTGGCAATTCCAAAAGGcaaaatttaacatttcaagTGTTGGCCCCACTTAAGACAAAGATTGTGTCTGTTGGTTACGAGTTCAAAAAGGGTTATAGCTGTTAACTGGAAGATTGTTAACAATATAAGTGGCAAATCATGGTAGTAAACCTTTGAATCACTATTAAGTTTAGAGCCCTCTATTTCAAAAATTGGAATCAGATtaaaaggtcatattgataatgttttcatgcagacacattctctttatctctttcccTAAAAACATGCTCATGATTGTGAATGAATAATTGTACAATGTTTCTTGGGtctaaaatgacagtttttatttgttttttatctctgtCTAAGAAACTGacagttggttccagcttctacCAAGGTTTGTCAGCCAGTAGTATAACGCAGTTGGTATTGggtgggcaaaaaaaaaaaaggttttaaaagaTGGCTGCTTTCTACAGTACACACCCAGCATACTCTACTACTCTAACATTAGCTGGCTCGAGTTAGCCTTGTTGATGTTAGAAACTGATAGCATTGTTATTTGTGACGTTTATAACAATGGAAGGGGGagatggaatgccacatttagcagctgaatgTTAACAAAAACACCTTTAATGTGTGTTTCGTCAAATACTAACACATAAAAATGCTTGCTACTTACAATAAGAAAACATGCGCCAATCATGACGGCCTTCATTCTCACATCCAGATCGATGGGGAACTGGATACCAAAGTTGTCTGCATCTGTGAATGCTTCCCGAAGAAGGCCTGTCCACTGCTTGCTGATTTTCCCGATCTTGCTGACTTCATCCATCGTCAGAATCTGTTGAAAGATttacagagagggaaaaaaaaaatgctgacatgCATCGCATTAGGATAAGGATGACTCCCTAagcttgtttggttttattgGAAGGGAGCTCATGGAACGATTCATAATCCCATCTAACTTCGGCTTTTTGAGTTTTGTATTCCAAGTAATGACTTCAAAGCTGCTCGGGAAGAACTGAGATGGTAATATCATGCTCCAGTTACCCTTCCTCTGGGTCTAGTAAAAGGTCTGTATCACTGACCCAAATCCCCTTCACAGCTCAATCTAATAAAACCAGCTGAGCCGTGGAACAATGGCCGCGCTGTACCACACAGGAGCATGCCCTGTGTGACGGCCTCATTCGAGCCGCAGCCCATTCTGATTGGAACCATATTTCCGGCTTCAGAGCGCGAGGAGGATCCCTGACAAATAAAATACCCTGAGGGCGAGACGGCTACCGTGTCAGTTTATGTTCTCACCGATTTAATGGATTTCTGTGTTTAGATAAACCCACCTCAAAGTCAACATCTGGTAGGCAGCTCCATCCACAGAAGGGCCCATGGATCTTCAGGACAGGCTCGCTGTGTTCGTTCGCAACAAGGAATTTCGGGGAGAACGGGTGCCACTGTTGTGCAATGTACCCCACTATGTTGCCAGGGGGAGACTGCACCTCCAGCTGAGTGGGGGATTGTGGGAGAACAGAGTGTGATTTGTCGCCATATCCTCACAAAAAATTGTGTTTCAAAAGGAACATGTAAAACTAGAAAACCAcctcaaaacacaacaagggGCCTCACTGACCTCTTGTAGACAGCAAGGGAAGAAGCAAGACATGCACTTGAGCGGCCTGGTGACTGTGATGACCTCTTTTCCAAAATTGTCGAGGACGTGGATGGTGAACGGACGCAGGGGACCGCAGCACTGTCGACTCAGGCAGTCGTTCTCCTCGACGGCGTAGAACACGTTCTGGCCCATGCTGTTACGGACTTCGTACTTGTTGTTGCTTTCGAAACCAACGAGGGCTGCGCAGATGAACAATACGTATGAAgattgtttgctgtgtgtgttaaacaacataaatgacAGATGGATGCAAGTTTACCTTCAACCACCTCAACCTTCTGTTTGATGAGCAGCTGATCCACctagaaaaaaacagataaggACATACACTGGATTCAGATGTCTTGGCTGTTAACTGACACTAACCTCTCCTTCAgtcacatgttaaaaaaaagaaaatc
This is a stretch of genomic DNA from Acanthopagrus latus isolate v.2019 chromosome 19, fAcaLat1.1, whole genome shotgun sequence. It encodes these proteins:
- the si:ch73-206p6.1 gene encoding phospholipid scramblase 2 → MNMYAVPSPGIPGCPPGLEYLTQVDQLLIKQKVEVVEALVGFESNNKYEVRNSMGQNVFYAVEENDCLSRQCCGPLRPFTIHVLDNFGKEVITVTRPLKCMSCFFPCCLQELEVQSPPGNIVGYIAQQWHPFSPKFLVANEHSEPVLKIHGPFCGWSCLPDVDFEILTMDEVSKIGKISKQWTGLLREAFTDADNFGIQFPIDLDVRMKAVMIGACFLIDFMFFETTN